From the Leishmania donovani BPK282A1 complete genome, chromosome 30 genome, one window contains:
- a CDS encoding eukaryotic translation initiation factor 4e, putative — MNPNATEFMPGRRNGPDGGLEALPTSTADMELAKTPAGAAAAAVHAPSLPGAARRSLQNSPIIQPSRLSAKSASEIEAISKNSALNAAAAAYVPQRTLARVVLTQPSPLALAPSEDPAKDNIEMMLDDLWCLFYLPTTLGENIKEEDYNPTLVFRVDSILTFWRVVNNIAAPSELQLSTLYLFRDGIDPKWEDPANRDGGIVKVKATAAQVDEAWELLLCRTIGDSWSPSVRETVNGVVLKVRERAYWLELWVTKNSSALQKDLAELWHPILGASFATTYLTHAMMQERSHAAAALAAEKQKKNRRRY, encoded by the coding sequence ATGAACCCCAACGCCACGGAGTTCATGCCGGGGCGGCGCAACGGCCCGGACGGCGGGCTTGAGGCGCTGCCCACGTCCACGGCGGACATGGAGCTTGCCAAGACTCCCGctggagccgctgccgctgctgtccacgcgccgtcgctgcccggtgcggcgcgccgcagcctccaGAACTCTCCCATCATCCAGCCCTCTCGTCTGAGCGCCAAGAGCGCCTCTGAGATCGAGGCCATTAGCAAAAACAGTGCCCTGaatgcagctgccgccgcctacgtgccgcagcgcaccctGGCGCGTGTGGTGCTGACACAGCCATCCCCGCTTGCCCTCGCCCCCTCTGAGGACCCGGCCAAGGACAATATCGAGATGATGCTGGACGATCTTTGGTGTCTCTTCTACCTTCCCACCACGCTGGGCGAGAACATTAAGGAAGAGGACTACAACCCCACGTTGGTATTCCGCGTGGACAGTATCCTGACCTTCTGGAGGGTGGTGAACAACATCGCGGCCCCATCCGAGCTGCAGCTCAGCACGCTGTATCTCTTCCGGGACGGCATCGACCCCAAGTGGGAAGACCCCGCGAACCGAGATGGCGGCATCGTGAAAGTGAAGGCGACTGCTGCCCAGGTCGATGAGGCgtgggagctgctgctgtgccgcaccATCGGAGACTCGTGGTCCCCATCGGTGCGCGAGACCGTCAACGGTGTGGTGTTGAAGGTCCGCGAGCGCGCCTACTGGCTGGAGTTGTGGGTCACCAAGAACTCGAGTGCGCTGCAGAAGGACCTCGCCGAGCTCTGGCACCCGATCCTCGGCGCCTCCTTCGCGACCACGTATCTGACACACGCCATGATGCAGGAGCGCtcccacgccgctgccgccttaGCTGCCGAAAAGCAGAAAAAGAACCGTCGGCGCTACtaa
- a CDS encoding bystin, putative has protein sequence MPGKEKAKKELHRSNPLGDDIHAERFASAKSASRRAADENDADQAGYLIPNHTTKRILRTAKKQLEAIQGEVTAEENATAVCGEDYRDNGLQDLIDNEEMTTEGREHRYEVEAAADDEDVVLEYDDNESIASEMPVDVPDVSPEMYGIDEEEARLLNAFQPASRVQSRNLADMIMEKIREKEQGARRGATPSPSDNARVVDGDSEDKIDNRVARVYTAIGTVLKRYTSGKIPKAFKILPNVKNWEQLLMLTRPDQWSPHATYQATRIFAANLNESMLQRFYAAVLLPIVHERLLEEKKLHPALYMAVRKALFKPVAFFKGFLLPLAMDEECTLREALVVASVLQRCHLPPVPTAVTIYKIAQQPFSGRCSVFLRVLIDKKMALPYQAIDELVKYFHRFLETHTKEEALPVLWHQTLLSFIQHYKADLAEAQLGLLSNVCNVHFHYMITPEIRREIGAALRMKQGAAPVS, from the coding sequence ATGCCCGGCAAGgaaaaggcaaagaaggAGCTCCACCGCTCCAACCCGCTTGGCGACGATATCCACGCAGagcgcttcgccagcgccaaGAGCGCGTCGCGCCGTGCCGCAGACGAGAACGACGCGGATCAGGCTGGCTACCTCATCCCCAACCACACGACGAAACGGATCTTGCGCACAGCCAagaagcagctggaggccaTTCAGGGTGAGGTGACGGCTGAAGAGAACGCCACCGCGGTGTGCGGAGAGGACTACCGCGACAACGGCCTGCAGGACCTCATTGACAACGAGGAGATGACGACGGAAGGTCGCGAGCACCGCtacgaggtggaggcggcggcggatgacGAAGACGTGGTTCTGGAGTACGACGACAACGAGTCTATTGCATCGGAGATGCCGGTGGACGTGCCGGACGTGTCCCCAGAGATGTACGGCatcgacgaggaagaggcacGACTGCTGAACGCCTTCCAGCCCGCCTCGCGTGTGCAGAGCCGCAACTTGGCGGACATGATCATGGAAAAGATTAGGGAAAAGGAGCAGGGCGCCCGCCGTGGCGCAACTCCGAGCCCGAGCGATAACGCCCGCGTGGTGGACGGGGACAGTGAGGACAAGATCGACAATCGTGTGGCACGCGTGTACACGGCCATCGGCACGGTGCTGAAGCGCTACACCTCCGGCAAGATTCCGAAGGCGTTCAAGATTTTGCCAAATGTGAAGAACtgggagcagctgctgatgctgaCGCGTCCGGATCAGTGGTCCCCGCACGCCACATACCAGGCCACTCGCATCTTTGCCGCCAACTTGAACGAGAGtatgctgcagcgcttctacgccgcggtgctgctgcccattGTGCACGAGCGGCTGCTCGAGGAAAAGAAACTGCACCCGGCTCTGTACATGGCAGTGCGCAAGGCGCTCTTTAAGCCCGTCGCCTTCTTCAAAGGctttctgctgccgctggcaaTGGATGAGGAGTGCACGCTGCGTGAGGCCCTTGTGGTGGCAagcgtgctgcagcgctgccacttGCCACCGGTGCCTACCGCCGTTACCATCTACAagatcgcgcagcagcccttTAGCGGCCGGTGCTCCGTCTTTCTTCGTGTGCTCATCGACAAGaagatggcgctgccgtaTCAGGCCATCGACGAGCTGGTGAAGTACTTCCATCGCTTCTTGGAAACGCacacgaaggaggaggcgctgccggtgctgtggCATCAGACCCTGCTCTCCTTCATCCAGCATTACAAGGCAGACCTggccgaggcgcagctgggGCTGCTATCAAACGTGTGCAACGTGCATTTTCACTACATGATCACCCCCGAGATCCGCCGCGAGATtggggcggcgctgcgcatgaAGCAGGGCGCGGCACCCGTTTCCTAG
- a CDS encoding aspartyl-tRNA synthetase, putative, with protein sequence MNSNHADAGAPAMEKKMSDKEARKAARLAEEKARAEEKAALVEKYKDVFGAAPMVQSTTYKSRTHIPVAKLSQPELVSKTVLIRARVSTTRKKGKMAFMVLRDGSDSVQAMAAVEGNVPKEMIDFMGQIATESIVDVEATVCKVEQPITSTSHSDIELKVKKIHTVTESLRTLPFTLEDASRKESDEGAKVNLDTRLNSRWMDLRTPASGAIFRLQSRVCQYFRQFLIDNDFCEIHSPKIINAPSEGGANVFKLEYFNRFAYLAQSPQLYKQMVLQGDVPRVFEVGPVFRSENSNTHRHLTEFVGLDVEMRIDEHYYEVLDVAESLFNYIFEHLATHTKELKNVCQQYPFEPLVWKLTPEKMKELGVGVISENVVPTDKFQARVHNMDSRMLRINYMHCIELLNTVLDEKMAPTDDINTTNEKLLGKLVKERYGTDFFISDRFPSSVRPFYTMECKDDVRFTNSYDMFIRGEEISSGAQRIHDPDLLLARAKMLNVDLTPIKEYVDSFRLGAWPHGGFGVGLERVVMLYLGLSNVRLASLFPRDPQRTTP encoded by the coding sequence ATGAACTCAAACCACGCCGATGCCGGCGCACCAGCCATGGAGAAGAAGATGAGCGACAAAGAGGCCCGTAAGGCGGCGCGcctggcggaggagaaggcccGCGCGGAGGAAAAGGCGGCTCTTGTGGAGAAGTACAAGGACGTGTTTGGTGCCGCACCAATGGTGCAGTCGACGACGTATAAGTCGCGCACTCACATCCCGGTCGCGAAGCTGTCGCAGCCGGAGTTGGTGAGCAAGACGGTGCTGATCCGTGCCCGCGTGTCGACGACGCGCAAGAAGGGCAAGATGGCGTTcatggtgctgcgcgacgggAGCGACTCGGTGCAGGCGATGGCTGCCGTGGAAGGCAATGTGCCAAAGGAGATGATCGACTTCATGGGGCAGATCGCGACAGAGTCGATTGTTGACGTGGAGGCGACGGTGTGCAAGGTGGAGCAGCCCATTACGTCGACGTCGCACTCGGACATCGAGCTGAAGGTGAAGAAGATCCACACCGTGACGGAGTCGCTGCGTACGCTGCCGTTCACGCTAGAGGACGCGAGCCGCAAGGAGTCGGACGAGGGTGCGAAGGTGAACCTCGACACTCGCCTGAATAGCCGCTGGATGGACCTGCGCACACCAGCGTCCGGCGCCATCTTCCGCCTTCAGTCGCGCGTGTGCCAGTACTTCCGCCAGTTTCTTATCGACAACGACTTCTGTGAGATCCACTCGCCCAAGATCATCAACGCGCCaagcgagggcggcgccaaCGTGTTCAAGCTGGAGTACTTCAACCGCTTTGCGTACCTTGCCCAGTCGCCACAACTGTACAAGCAGATGGTGCTGCAGGGCGATGTACCGCGCGTGTTCGAGGTGGGACCGGTGTTCCGCTCAGAGAACAGCAACACGCACCGCCACCTGACGGAGTTTGTTGGGTTGGACGTGGAGATGCGCATCGATGAGCACTACTACGAGGTGCTGGATGTGGCGGAGAGCCTATTCAACTACATTTTCGAGCACCTTGCCACTCACACAAAGGAGCTGAAGAACGTGTGCCAGCAGTACCCCTTTGAACCTCTTGTGTGGAAGCTCACACCGGAGAAGATGAAGGAGCTCGGCGTTGGCGTCATCTCGGAGAACGTGGTGCCGACAGACAAGTTCcaggcacgcgtgcacaaCATGGATAGCCGTATGCTGCGCATCAACTACATGCACTGCATTGAGCTGCTGAACACTGTGCTGGACGAGAAGATGGCGCCGACGGATGACATCAACACGACGAACGAGAAGCTGCTCGGCAAGCTTGTGAAGGAGCGCTACGGCACGGACTTCTTCATCTCGGACCGCTTTCCGTCCTCGGTGCGCCCGTTCTACACGATGGAGTGCAAGGACGACGTGCGCTTCACGAACTCGTACGATATGTTCATCCGCGGTGAGGAGATCTCCAGCGGAGCGCAGCGCATCCACGACCCCGatctgctgctggcgcgcgccaAGATGCTGAACGTGGATCTCACACCGATCAAGGAGTACGTCGACTCCTTCCGTCTTGGTGCGTGGCCGCACGGCGGCTTTGGCGTTGGGCTGGAGCGCGTGGTGATGCTGTACCTTGGGCTGAGCAACGTGCGCCTTGCTTCGCTCTTTCCGCGTGACCCTCAGCGCACGACGCCGTAG